In Rhizobium sp. ZPR4, a genomic segment contains:
- a CDS encoding 50S ribosomal protein L25/general stress protein Ctc, with product MSHESYELKAEARERVGKGSARELRRNGLIPAVIYGDKQAPISIALNTNEVTKRIHAGGFLTTIATIDVGGKKIKVLPKDYQLDPVRDFTVHVDFLRVSGNTEVTVEIPVHFENHEKSPGLKAGGVLNIVRHEVEVHCPADAIPEFFTVDLSGLKSGDSIHISAVKLPKNVTPVIADRDFTIATIVAPAAGLAEEEAEGGEEANA from the coding sequence ATGAGCCACGAAAGCTACGAGCTCAAGGCCGAGGCGCGCGAACGGGTTGGTAAGGGGTCCGCCCGTGAACTTCGCCGCAATGGTCTGATCCCCGCTGTCATCTATGGTGACAAGCAGGCCCCCATTTCCATCGCTCTCAACACCAATGAGGTGACGAAGCGCATTCACGCCGGCGGTTTCCTCACGACGATCGCAACGATCGACGTCGGCGGCAAGAAGATCAAGGTTCTGCCGAAGGACTACCAGCTCGATCCGGTCCGTGACTTCACGGTACACGTCGACTTCCTGCGCGTTTCCGGCAACACCGAAGTTACCGTTGAAATCCCGGTTCACTTCGAGAACCATGAGAAGTCCCCGGGCCTCAAGGCTGGCGGCGTGCTGAACATCGTTCGCCACGAAGTCGAAGTCCATTGCCCGGCAGATGCGATCCCGGAATTCTTCACCGTTGACCTCAGCGGCCTGAAGAGCGGCGACAGCATCCACATCTCGGCCGTCAAGCTGCCGAAGAACGTGACCCCGGTCATCGCCGACCGCGACTTCACGATCGCAACGATCGTTGCCCCGGCAGCCGGCCTTGCTGAAGAAGAAGCAGAAGGCGGCGAAGAAGCCAACGCCTGA
- a CDS encoding MFS transporter — protein MFVLKPLSQRSISLLWTGQVLAATGSEFYMVAVVWIAADFIGSNAGYVSALQSGALLFGSLFGGIVTDRWRHSTTMITADLLRAALLLTLSLAGILHLMSLPLLIVLAGSIALLTSTFDPSLQATLPMIAVDAEVRHATNGLFDATRRMARILGPSLIALVNGLLPKSQFFTVTAGTFILSALAVWLAVAKLPTASRRRDFSGMPAVVDGVLGGWRAARGHAAILYGMFTNLMGNVAWAMGVLLGMILHLRETSADPLTDYSLMMTAYGVGNLTTNLILGSVKPRRPVVWIIVAKLIFGSGVFLLPLMHDRISLMLVACFAAINGPFENLAMLHLMQTRSEPHRLAQVYRLLMCAIFTGLLLAYLMSPTLFAWFGIGPSIMGSGAAVFISGLVGIGLLAWKQAHPARAKAT, from the coding sequence ATGTTTGTCCTGAAGCCGCTGAGCCAGCGCTCGATCTCTCTTCTATGGACCGGCCAGGTGCTGGCGGCTACAGGCTCCGAATTCTACATGGTCGCAGTCGTCTGGATTGCGGCCGACTTCATCGGCAGCAATGCGGGATATGTTTCCGCATTGCAGTCTGGGGCGCTGCTGTTTGGCAGCCTGTTCGGGGGTATCGTCACGGATCGCTGGCGGCACAGCACGACGATGATCACCGCCGACCTGCTGCGCGCGGCTTTATTGCTGACACTATCGCTGGCGGGGATTTTGCATCTGATGAGCCTGCCGCTGTTGATCGTGCTTGCCGGAAGCATCGCGTTGCTGACGTCGACATTCGATCCGTCGCTGCAGGCGACCCTGCCAATGATTGCGGTCGATGCCGAGGTTCGGCACGCAACGAATGGCCTTTTCGACGCCACGCGCCGCATGGCGCGCATTCTCGGTCCGAGCCTGATCGCGCTCGTGAACGGGCTCCTGCCGAAATCTCAGTTCTTCACGGTCACCGCCGGCACTTTCATACTCTCGGCGCTTGCCGTGTGGCTGGCGGTGGCGAAGCTCCCCACGGCATCGCGGCGTCGCGATTTCTCCGGAATGCCGGCCGTCGTGGACGGCGTTCTTGGTGGGTGGCGCGCAGCGCGTGGCCATGCGGCGATCCTCTATGGCATGTTTACCAATTTGATGGGAAACGTCGCCTGGGCGATGGGGGTCCTGCTTGGCATGATCTTGCACTTGCGCGAAACCAGCGCCGATCCGCTGACCGACTACAGCCTGATGATGACGGCTTACGGCGTCGGCAACCTGACCACCAATCTGATCCTCGGCAGCGTCAAGCCACGCCGGCCGGTCGTCTGGATCATCGTGGCGAAGCTCATCTTCGGATCGGGAGTTTTCCTGCTGCCGCTGATGCATGATCGGATATCGCTGATGCTCGTGGCGTGCTTTGCGGCGATCAACGGACCCTTCGAGAACCTTGCCATGCTGCATCTGATGCAGACGCGCAGCGAGCCGCATCGTCTGGCGCAGGTCTACCGTCTATTGATGTGCGCGATCTTCACCGGCCTGCTTCTGGCCTACCTGATGTCGCCGACCCTGTTTGCATGGTTCGGCATCGGGCCTTCGATCATGGGCTCGGGGGCGGCCGTCTTCATCTCGGGTCTGGTGGGAATCGGCCTGCTCGCATGGAAACAGGCGCATCCCGCGCGAGCAAAGGCCACCTGA
- a CDS encoding EAL domain-containing protein gives MSHSVENRFFAIVCGALLVFVAPLFVLFLFLSSERAEKEIKDHITVLLVANAQALAKPLWDLDEDSVTQISATTVAEGAIVRVNVRDLSGQLDVTQSTIPKSYKGNLESVDRPIIYNGVDGAKRLGTITVYYPQLGLFDGLKSEEIVFISIFIFAVLTVFGAALIGNRIFVIQPLMRLTHAIEATRRLGSRHHVDWQSNDEMGRLASSFNDMQSKLQREENELKLAHRRATDTYNLTPAMLFSLDKDDCIAAVSDYWLATTGYDRADVIGREFASLILPDSRAQYIERKRGNPDSAARLAVTVKFLCQEGRVMDVLILETTAIQDGLSLSVMTDVTELKQSEDRNLRQAITDHLTGLLNRQGFESALDAKINEADLRRRELACLFIDLDRFKWINDNMGHAAGDAALRELVSRLQKCLKPGDIAARLGGDEFAMLLLAENAEARAIDMAALIAEVFEAPFIGDARLSASIGIAIYPRQAANAAELLLKSDIAMYAKKRDGKNGAQIFDNGMLDDSRRRAELENHIETGLNEDWFEAYLQPVVNIDDRSIAGFEALMRLHHPQKGILPPGRIIEVAEETGSIIRIGNRIMEKAVADFARLSRIEGMQDTYLAINFSPLQFEQELPLRIAALLSRYEIAARRIVVEITEAVLMDDNPETRMVINEICRYGCRIALDDFGTGYSSLSYINRFPVDIIKIDQSFIRAINDTASDVSAKSRMLVESITTLSHKMNCTVIAEGVETEEECATLRTMGIDYGQGYLFYRPLHPDNLVRTLAALHQDHPSPVAQAS, from the coding sequence ATGAGCCATTCGGTCGAAAACAGGTTTTTCGCGATCGTTTGCGGTGCGCTGCTGGTTTTCGTAGCGCCGCTCTTCGTGCTTTTCCTTTTTCTGTCGTCCGAACGCGCCGAAAAGGAAATCAAGGATCACATAACCGTTCTCCTCGTCGCCAATGCCCAGGCCCTCGCAAAGCCGCTATGGGACCTGGACGAAGACAGCGTAACCCAGATCAGCGCGACGACTGTCGCCGAAGGTGCGATCGTCCGTGTCAACGTCCGCGATCTTTCCGGCCAGCTCGATGTTACGCAATCGACCATCCCGAAATCTTACAAGGGCAATCTGGAATCCGTTGACCGGCCAATCATCTACAACGGCGTCGATGGTGCGAAGCGACTTGGGACAATCACAGTCTATTATCCTCAGCTCGGCCTCTTCGACGGCCTGAAGAGCGAGGAGATCGTCTTCATCTCCATCTTCATCTTCGCCGTGCTGACGGTCTTCGGCGCGGCATTGATCGGCAACCGCATCTTCGTCATCCAACCGCTGATGCGGTTGACGCATGCCATCGAGGCCACGCGGCGGCTCGGCTCGCGTCACCACGTCGACTGGCAGTCAAACGACGAAATGGGCCGGCTTGCCAGCAGCTTCAACGATATGCAGAGCAAACTCCAGCGCGAGGAAAATGAACTTAAGCTGGCCCATCGCCGGGCGACCGACACCTATAATCTGACGCCCGCCATGCTTTTCTCGCTCGACAAGGATGATTGCATCGCTGCCGTCAGCGATTATTGGCTTGCCACCACGGGCTACGATCGCGCCGACGTCATCGGCCGCGAGTTTGCAAGCCTGATCCTGCCAGATTCGCGCGCGCAATATATCGAGCGCAAACGCGGCAACCCCGACAGTGCCGCCCGCCTTGCCGTAACGGTGAAATTCCTCTGCCAGGAGGGGCGGGTCATGGATGTCCTGATCCTCGAAACAACCGCGATCCAGGACGGTCTGTCGCTCTCCGTCATGACCGACGTCACCGAACTCAAGCAGTCAGAAGATCGTAACCTGCGACAGGCGATTACAGACCATCTGACCGGCCTTCTCAATCGCCAGGGCTTCGAGAGTGCGCTGGACGCGAAGATCAATGAAGCCGATCTGCGCAGACGCGAGCTCGCCTGCCTCTTCATCGATCTCGATCGCTTCAAATGGATCAACGACAATATGGGCCATGCCGCCGGCGATGCGGCACTGCGCGAATTGGTATCGCGCCTGCAGAAATGCCTGAAGCCAGGTGATATCGCCGCACGCCTCGGCGGCGACGAATTTGCCATGCTGCTGCTGGCCGAGAATGCGGAAGCAAGAGCGATCGACATGGCAGCCCTCATCGCCGAGGTCTTCGAGGCACCCTTCATCGGCGATGCGCGCCTCAGCGCCAGCATCGGCATTGCGATCTATCCGCGCCAGGCCGCCAATGCGGCCGAACTGCTGCTGAAATCCGATATCGCCATGTATGCCAAGAAGCGCGATGGCAAGAATGGCGCACAAATCTTCGACAACGGCATGCTGGACGATTCCCGCCGCCGCGCCGAACTGGAAAACCATATCGAAACCGGCCTCAACGAAGACTGGTTCGAAGCCTATCTGCAGCCCGTCGTGAATATAGACGACCGCTCGATCGCCGGCTTCGAGGCACTGATGCGCCTGCACCATCCGCAAAAAGGCATCCTGCCTCCTGGCCGCATCATCGAGGTCGCCGAAGAGACCGGTTCGATCATTCGCATCGGCAACCGCATCATGGAGAAGGCTGTCGCCGATTTTGCACGTCTCTCGCGGATCGAGGGCATGCAGGATACCTATCTCGCCATCAACTTCTCGCCGCTGCAGTTCGAGCAGGAATTGCCGCTGCGCATTGCTGCCCTGCTGTCGCGCTACGAAATTGCCGCGCGGCGCATCGTCGTCGAAATCACCGAGGCCGTGCTCATGGATGACAATCCGGAGACGCGCATGGTGATCAACGAGATCTGCCGCTACGGCTGCCGCATCGCGCTCGACGATTTCGGTACGGGTTATTCGTCACTGAGCTATATCAATCGCTTCCCGGTCGACATCATCAAGATCGACCAATCCTTCATCCGCGCCATCAACGATACTGCCTCCGATGTCAGCGCCAAGAGCCGCATGCTGGTCGAAAGCATCACCACACTATCGCACAAGATGAACTGCACAGTGATTGCGGAAGGCGTGGAGACCGAGGAAGAATGCGCAACCCTGCGCACCATGGGTATCGACTATGGCCAGGGCTATCTGTTCTATCGGCCGCTGCACCCGGACAATCTGGTGAGAACGCTGGCCGCGCTGCATCAAGACCATCCCTCCCCCGTAGCGCAAGCGTCATAG